The genomic window TAGAACTGGGAGGCGGCCTCGATGCCGTAGCGCCCGCCGCCGAAGTACACCTCGTTGGCGTACTGCTCGAAGATCTGCTTCTTGGTGTAGGCCTTCTCCAGCTTCAGGGCGAGGATGACCTCCTTGAGCTTGCGGTCCAGGCGCTTCTGGCGCTTGGCGGTGACGGTGCGGATCAGCTGCATGGTGAGGGTGGAGGCCCCTTCCCTTCGCCGGCCGAAGCTGGTGAAGAAATTGAAGCCGGCCCGCAGGAAGCCCCGGGCCGAGACGCCGCCGTGGCTCATGAAGTCGGAGTCCTCGGTGGCGATGACCGCGCCCACGAAGGCCCTGGGGATGTCCCCGAAGGGGATCACCACCCGGTTCTCCTCCGCGAAGACGCCGATGACGTCCCCGTTGCGGTCCAGGACCTTGGTGATGGTCTTGGGCACCCTAAGGGCGAAGAACGTGAGGAAGCTGTCCACGTCCCGGCTCATGACGGACCACGCCACGGCCAGGACGATGGCCGCGGTTCCGGTCAAGGCGGCCGTGACCCACCCGATCCATTTCCACGGGATCCGCCGCCCCGCCTTTCGAGGTTTCCGAGAGTTCTCCGCTTTCGTCGCCATGCTCCCAGGGTAACCTAAGGTCATGGTCCGACCCACCCTCGTTATCGTCGCGAAGAGCAGGTCCCCCTGGCTCGCCAAGGGCCTCGCGGATGTGGTCCCCACGTTCCTGGCCAGGGGCTGGGACGTCTGGGCCCATCCCAAGATCCAGGGCGCCTGGAACGCGGCGGGCCTGCCCCCGGAGGCCTTCCGCGGGGACCCCCGCTACGGCGAGAGCCTCCCGGTGCCCGACCTGTGCCTGGCCCTGGGCGGGGACGGCACCCTCCTGACCGCGGCCCGCCACGTGGGGATGAGGGGCACCCCCCTCCTGGGCATCAACCTGGGCTCCCTGGGCTTCCTCACCTGCCATCCCTCCGAGGAGGCCCGTGAGGTGGTCGAGGGCTACTTCCTGGGGGCCTTCCGCAAGGAGACCCGGACCATGCTGCACGCCCAGGTGGTCCGCGGCGACGACGTCCTGGGCGGCCGCCCCGCCCTCAACGACGCCGTGGTGAACAAGGGCGTGGTGGCCCGCATCATGGAATTCCGCATCCAGGTGGACGGCCACGACGCCGCCAGCATCAAGGCCGACGGCCTCATCGTGGCCACCCCCACCGGCTCCACCGCCTACTCCCTTTCCGCCGGCGGCCCGATCCTGTATCCCGCCCTGGACGCCTGGGTCATCTCCGGCATCTGCCCGCATTCCCTTACCTTGCGTCCCATCGTGGTCCCGGCCCACCTGCCCGTCTCCATCACCATGGACCGGGCCGAGGACGCCCACCTGACCCTGGACGGGCAGCTTGAGATGGAAATCCATGCCGGGGACCGGCTGGAACTGAGGAAATCGGAACGGGCGATCACGCTGATCCAGGATCCGGAGTCGAGCTTCTTCCACCTGCTCGGGGAAAAGCTGCACTGGTCGGACCGCTAGATATCATGTATTGGCCTGACACGAATCAGGCGGGCCGTTAGAACGAGATCCCCGGGGGCTCTGCCCCCAGACCCCCGGGATTTATCGCCTGAAGCCCAGAAACTGGGCCGGTTGGAAAGGCGGTTGCCAAGGACGGGGCCGGATGACTCCGGCCCACCCTGTTTCCGGGCCCGGGTCGGCGCTCGGGTCTCATCCCTGCGGTAGCCCTAACCTCCGCCCGGCTGTCTAAAGGGTGGTGCGCAAGGCCCACCGAGGCAAGGCCCCAGGCTCCTCAAAGGGGCCTGTCCGTCCTTAAATGACGCGGGTTAAGCTCAGTGCGCATTACACAACCGGCTCAGAGCCGTAATTGAGGAGGACAGGCCGTGAACGATTCTAGCAAGGTGAGCAAGTACGTCGGGCTGGATGTCCACAAGGAGACGATTGCGGTCTCGGTGGCTGAAGCCCACGAAGGGGAAGTTCGGTACGTGGGTGAGATCGCCAATACACCGGAGGCCGTGGTGAAACTTGTGAGGCAACTCCGGAAGGATGGCGCGACGCTTTCGTTCTGCTACGAAGCGGGCCCCTGCGGTTACATCCTTTATCGGCAACTACTCGCTTTACGGCTGGAGTGCCAGGTTGTGGCGCCGTCCCTCATTCCCAGGAAACCTGGGGACCGGGTCAAAACCGACCGCCGCGATAGTCTGACCTTGGCCAGGCTCCACCGGGCCGGGGAACTAACGGCAATATGGGTGCCCGACGAAGCCCAGGAGGCCCTGCGGGATCTGACCCGGGCTCGGGAGGACCTGAAGCATTTGCAGCACGTCGCCAAGCAGCGACTGTTGGCCTTCCTGCTGCGGCACGGGCGGACCTATTCCGGAAAAACCCGGTGGACCCAGGCCCATCTCCGCTGGCTGGAAACCATGAAGTTCGACCAGCCGGTCCAACAAATCGTCTTTCAGGAATATGTCGATACGGTCCAGGCCATGACCAGACGGGTTGCGGCCTTCGACGAGCAGATCGAAACCGCCGGATCGAGTTCGGCCTTCTCCAGGCTGATCGAAGGCTACATGGCCCTGCGCGGGATCAACCGCCTCACTGCGACCACGATCGTGGCTGAGATCGGCGATTTGAGGCGATTCGCCAATGCACCCCAGTTGATGAAGTATCTGGGGGTGGTTCCCAGCGAGCATTCCAGTGGCGAGACCCGGTCCCGCGGGGGGATCACCAAGACCGGCAATGGCCATGTGCGCAGGGTCCTGGTGGAGGCAGCATGGACCTAC from Geothrix sp. 21YS21S-2 includes these protein-coding regions:
- a CDS encoding IS110 family transposase — its product is MSKYVGLDVHKETIAVSVAEAHEGEVRYVGEIANTPEAVVKLVRQLRKDGATLSFCYEAGPCGYILYRQLLALRLECQVVAPSLIPRKPGDRVKTDRRDSLTLARLHRAGELTAIWVPDEAQEALRDLTRAREDLKHLQHVAKQRLLAFLLRHGRTYSGKTRWTQAHLRWLETMKFDQPVQQIVFQEYVDTVQAMTRRVAAFDEQIETAGSSSAFSRLIEGYMALRGINRLTATTIVAEIGDLRRFANAPQLMKYLGVVPSEHSSGETRSRGGITKTGNGHVRRVLVEAAWTYRHPARKTPSLQRRAERAPEAVQTIAWAAQKRLCARYRQFEARGKKKVQTCTAIARELTGFLWAIGQALPPPTTKP
- a CDS encoding NAD(+)/NADH kinase: MVRPTLVIVAKSRSPWLAKGLADVVPTFLARGWDVWAHPKIQGAWNAAGLPPEAFRGDPRYGESLPVPDLCLALGGDGTLLTAARHVGMRGTPLLGINLGSLGFLTCHPSEEAREVVEGYFLGAFRKETRTMLHAQVVRGDDVLGGRPALNDAVVNKGVVARIMEFRIQVDGHDAASIKADGLIVATPTGSTAYSLSAGGPILYPALDAWVISGICPHSLTLRPIVVPAHLPVSITMDRAEDAHLTLDGQLEMEIHAGDRLELRKSERAITLIQDPESSFFHLLGEKLHWSDR